The region CAGCACTTGAATGGCGAATTTTCAATGGCTGTTGTTCAAGCCAATAACTTGCTGGAGGATCAGAGCCAGATTGAATCAGGCAGTTTGTGCTCCCATGAGTCCGGCCCGTGTGGAACTTTTGTCGGTGTCTATGACGGGCATGGAGGGCCGGAGACATCGCGGTTTATCAATAATCACCTATTTCAACATCTCAAGAGTAAGTTGACAATATAATGAGTGAATTCTTCTAGCTTTTTTGTATTGgcatagtgcatgtttggaaactcttCCATAAGCTCGAATCAATTCTAGGGAGAaacttatgtgagtagcttttgGGTTCCAGGATTTATTCTTTCGGTGCCACTCTGCCAGTAGTGGTTGGTAGGTTGCAGTGAAAGTTTCAGATAGACACTGAGCTGAGTCTCAGAAAATTGTGGATTTCAATACCTGTTTAGTTGCATGTCTATCAGTTGtgtatttatttgtgttttgaCTCATTGCTTTCCTCATGATTATCAAATATCAATTAAACAAATTCTTTCTCTATTTTAAATTTCAGGATTTACTTCAGAGCAACAATCAATGTCAGTGGATGTTATTCGCAAGGCATTCCAAGCAACTGAAGATGGGTTTATGTCAGTGGTTGCTAAACAGTGGCCATTGGCACCACAAATTGCAGCTGTAGGGTCATGCTGTCTTGTTGGTGTTATTTGTAATGGAACTCTTTTTATAGCAAATGCTGGAGATTCCAGGGCTGTTTTGGGAAGAGTTGTCAAGGCAACCGGTGAGGTTTTGGCCACACAATTATCGACAGAGCACAATGCATCAATAGAGTCTGTAAGACAGGAACTGCATTCTTTGCACCCTGACGATTCAAATATCGTTGTTCTAAAGCATAATGTATGGCGTGTGAAGGGCATTATTCAAGTAAGTCACTCTTAGCTCATAATGTTACTTCACTTGCTGCTTGAGCcagtatttttattttctagctGCTACATGTACACGTAGTAGATAACATCACGAAAGTCACTTCATTCTGAAACTCAAATCACTCAACACTTTATATCATTTTAAATTTGTAACAATCCTGTGCAGGAAGCAAACATTCAGTTTCAGGATGTAATAAGTTTTCAGGATAAACTTTAAGTTACTAATGCTTTtgtatctttcttttctttcatgaAAACTTGGACATTCAGCTTGTCATATCTAATTCTTATTGCTTTCTGATAATCCTTGTACTTTTCATCACTGATTTTATTAGATTTAGATACCTCAACTGGCTTAATTCAAATGCTTATTATTGTAACACCAAACAAAACTTGACTTGGaccttcctctctctctctctctcttaattGAAATACATCAAAAATTTAGAAAATCTTTGTTGCAGATTTCTAGATCTATTGGTGATGTGTATTTGAAAAAGGCTGAGTTCAACAGAGAACCATTATATGCTAAGTTTCGTCTTCGTGAGCCGTTTAAGAGGCCAATTCTGAGCTCAGAACCATCAATTACAGTGCATCAGTTGCAGCCACATGACCAATTTATTATATTCGCGTCTGATGGGCTCTGGGAGCACCTTAGCAATCAAGAAGCAGTTGATATAGTTCAAAACAGTCCCCGTAGTGTAAGATACCTATTTAAATTCAACTTTACCTGATAGTGTTATACCATTACTATATTACTAGTAAGTTTTAAAATGAGTTCATTAATTGCTCTTTTAGTCTGAAAACTTTTGTGGGTTTTTTGAGTTTCTGTTATTCCTGAGAACTTTGCATGTAGCTGACACTGCCATGCCATTGTTTCTTAGATCTCTGAATTATTCTTTTCGTTTTGATTTATTTGCAAGTATCTGTCAAGCTTGAATGGTGCTTGTGTACATAATTTGTAGCGGGGATTTTGTATGCGCTAGTAACATACATTGCAGCCCATATATCCATAGAGATGAGATTGAATATATGTAATATTCAGTGAGGTGAGGGAACATGCATCTTCACCATGAGAAGCTGCCAGTCTCTGAGCCTGTTTGGATACGGAcctattggagcttatctactagaaaaaacactagataagctccaataagtgctctttggtttGTATCCACTCGACTACACGGGTTCTTCAAGTCATAAGAATTGAAAGTTAGTGGTCTTTTAGTTTTAGTTGTTCATAAGCTTAATGGTTTACACATGCATCGTTTGAGCGTGTTACATTTATGCTAACAGACATTTTAGCAAACTAGGTGTTTTTTTTCCATGGGGTCAATTGCAACTTGAATTTATCAGAAGTAGTGGATTCAGTAGAAATATTTGAGTTGGTGACATAGAGAAGTTAGTAAAACTTCGAAAGTAATTCTGgacaagaaaacaaaaaaaaaaaattatacagttGAGCACAGATTGTTTTTCCATTTAAAAAATGTAATCTTATGATTTATATCATTCAGTTGTTGCATAATCTTATTCTTTGAAACCCTAACAAAAAAGTTGTCTGATAATTTTGCACACAGAAATTCATTATGTTCATAAAGCCTTCCTCTGCCTTGGATAACTcttgaaacaaaaaattgtaTTCTTAACTTGGATAACTCTGGTTTTCATCAAACGTGATTTTGGAAATTGGGCTTAAGCTGTAGCAAATCTGTTGGATAATCTTTGATAAAGGAAGGGTGATTTAGTAAAAAATTATGCATAATGTCCTTAAATTGCTTTACTGCTTGAACATATACAATATGTGAGGTACTTATGAAATGCTGGCAGAAAATTAGTCCAAAGTGTATTCATGTTTTATTATCTATCCTTCTTTCAGGGAAGTGCAAGGAGGCTGGTGAAAACTGCACTTCAAGAGGCAgcaaagaagagagaaatgagaTATTCCGATTTAAGGAGAATTGACAGGGGAGTTCGTCGTCATTTCCATGATGATATCACTGTGATTGTTGTGTATCTTGATTCAAATCTCATGAGTAGGGCAAGCACTGTGAAGTTCCCTAGTGTTTCTATTAGAGGTGGTGGTATTAGCCTGCCTCATAACACACTTGCACCTATTGGTGGTACCTGATCATCTAAGTTGTATCTtaactttttttcctttttttgtgTCATTTTCATGTGTGAATATCAGTTTATCTTCAAATAGCAATGAGAGAAACAGCACTTCAATTCTTTTGAATGTGAACTGTAGTAACTCACTAGATAACATACTAATACTCTTGTTTAGTCTCATTCCCTCAAACCAAAAGAGCAGAAAGGGTTGTTCTGATGACACCATTATTTTTAAGAGTTACCTCGGTTTTATCTAGCAAATCTTATGTACTACTAGTACTACCTACGACTAAAGACTCAACGCTCCATCCCTCAGCTATAGacatttattttcaatttatatatattttttaaaatatttaaaagagAATAGTTGACCATAAAAGGATAGGTGATAACACTTTAGATGGTGTAATACTTACTACTGTAGCACTGAACAAAGTAGAATTTAAGGACCCTAaagttttttatattttttataggtaaatgttagttgttagtaatgttagtaaattagtcatcctcaAGGTTTGACCCCTGGACCTTTCACcattcatccaacccaacccttatcatgtccctagctcttatcacttgagctaaccctcgaaAACTGTAAAG is a window of Lotus japonicus ecotype B-129 chromosome 5, LjGifu_v1.2 DNA encoding:
- the LOC130717348 gene encoding probable protein phosphatase 2C 60; the protein is MLSQLMNLLRACFRPGLDGRYARSGSDAGGKQDGLLWYKDSGQHLNGEFSMAVVQANNLLEDQSQIESGSLCSHESGPCGTFVGVYDGHGGPETSRFINNHLFQHLKRFTSEQQSMSVDVIRKAFQATEDGFMSVVAKQWPLAPQIAAVGSCCLVGVICNGTLFIANAGDSRAVLGRVVKATGEVLATQLSTEHNASIESVRQELHSLHPDDSNIVVLKHNVWRVKGIIQISRSIGDVYLKKAEFNREPLYAKFRLREPFKRPILSSEPSITVHQLQPHDQFIIFASDGLWEHLSNQEAVDIVQNSPRSGSARRLVKTALQEAAKKREMRYSDLRRIDRGVRRHFHDDITVIVVYLDSNLMSRASTVKFPSVSIRGGGISLPHNTLAPIGGT